A single Fodinibius saliphilus DNA region contains:
- a CDS encoding outer membrane beta-barrel protein encodes MKLKKILLPFAFFAITLSLVPQTTNAQWSLGASYEIRDAEPKNGFGVRIERGILNKLPVVDLGIRAHFSYFNEDISYENRTYSTDIKNYDFGVAAVGGVGVGPISPYVGLGLGSSTLDVSRSNLPQGSPLSDEANDSAIYWNGFVGAKVSIIPALKPFVEYRLEDVSNYEDELKNDISESNGRLIFGVSLSF; translated from the coding sequence ATGAAACTCAAGAAAATACTATTACCATTTGCGTTTTTTGCTATTACATTAAGTTTAGTACCTCAAACAACAAATGCTCAGTGGAGTTTAGGTGCCTCATATGAAATTCGTGACGCAGAACCCAAGAATGGTTTTGGCGTTCGTATTGAACGAGGTATTTTGAATAAACTCCCTGTAGTAGATCTTGGCATACGGGCACACTTCAGTTATTTTAATGAGGATATCTCATACGAAAATAGAACGTATTCTACTGACATTAAGAACTACGACTTTGGTGTGGCAGCCGTTGGGGGTGTAGGTGTTGGTCCGATAAGTCCTTATGTAGGATTGGGGCTAGGTTCATCTACGTTGGATGTGAGTCGGAGTAACTTGCCACAGGGGTCTCCATTGTCGGATGAAGCTAATGACAGTGCCATCTATTGGAACGGTTTTGTAGGGGCAAAAGTGAGTATTATTCCTGCTTTAAAACCATTTGTCGAATATCGCTTAGAGGACGTTTCTAATTATGAAGATGAACTAAAGAATGATATAAGTGAAAGTAACGGACGCTTAATTTTTGGCGTTTCGTTGTCATTCTAA
- a CDS encoding RelA/SpoT family protein, with translation MADTKAIENINLDNYTLDPPQQKDLDQLIKVCREHLESVDEKMVSRAFKLCYVSHEGVNRASGEPYYYHPVTVAKIVAEEINIDDVSVAAALLHDTVEDTEVTLEDTEEMFGETVSHLIDGVTKISGVFKSRNTKQAETFMKLLLSMAEDIRVVLIKFADRLHNMRTIQHLPREKQMQKATETMELYAPLAHRFGLFNIKSELEDLCFKVIDPNSYKFISRKLREKRESREAFIEEFMKPIREELDEQGFTFEIKGRPKHIYSIFRKMQRQQKPFEEIYDLFAIRIILEDPHSKEDCWRVYSIITDWYTPIPKRFRDFISVPKANGYQSLHTTVITKKGRKVEVQIRTRQMDDIAEKGLAAHWKYKEGSGGSETLDKFVHWVREILDNPRPDAATEFVKDFQLNLYQDEIYVFTPDGELRTLPQGATPIDFAFDIHSEIGERAIASKINGKMAPLRQKLDIGDQVEIITGNKINLNPDWINDVVTHKAKSRIRQYIKQKEREKADEGREIWEKRAKRGNVEISDQDLMRIAHKLKFDSTQDLFYDIGTGTFDVNELYDMVKQFTSKGRIEEKKDEDDTPPPVTEEEIQETYINAARSVSDEKALVINGEVTNVKYDYANCCNPIPGDDVMGFISRTGNVKIHRSNCKNIHHLIKTDGERIVDVSWAKNINSKFLGAVKVIGEDRVGMINDITDVLSKSLETNMKSINVNSDSGMFEGILTVYVDDINHLGRIIEKLEKVKGVKSVFRYE, from the coding sequence ATGGCCGATACAAAAGCGATAGAAAATATTAACCTGGATAATTACACTCTCGATCCACCTCAACAAAAAGATCTGGATCAGCTGATAAAAGTATGTCGAGAGCATCTTGAAAGTGTAGATGAGAAAATGGTTTCTCGTGCTTTCAAGCTTTGTTATGTATCTCATGAAGGGGTCAATCGGGCTTCCGGTGAACCCTATTATTATCATCCCGTGACAGTAGCAAAGATTGTAGCCGAGGAGATAAATATTGATGATGTTTCTGTGGCAGCGGCCTTGTTGCATGATACTGTAGAGGATACAGAGGTTACCTTAGAAGATACTGAAGAGATGTTTGGTGAAACGGTATCTCATTTAATTGATGGAGTGACAAAGATTTCGGGTGTTTTCAAGAGCCGAAATACCAAGCAAGCGGAAACGTTTATGAAGCTTCTGCTTTCGATGGCAGAAGATATCCGGGTGGTATTGATAAAATTTGCGGATCGCCTTCATAATATGCGAACGATTCAACACCTGCCGCGTGAAAAGCAGATGCAGAAGGCTACGGAAACAATGGAGCTTTATGCTCCCTTAGCACACCGTTTCGGGCTTTTTAATATAAAAAGTGAGCTTGAGGACCTCTGTTTCAAGGTTATTGACCCAAACTCTTATAAGTTTATTTCTCGTAAGCTTCGTGAAAAGCGAGAGTCGCGTGAGGCCTTTATTGAAGAGTTCATGAAGCCCATTCGCGAGGAACTGGATGAGCAGGGCTTCACCTTTGAAATTAAGGGACGTCCCAAGCATATATATTCCATTTTTAGAAAAATGCAGCGGCAACAAAAGCCCTTTGAGGAGATATACGACCTTTTTGCTATTCGGATTATTCTTGAAGATCCACATTCTAAAGAGGACTGTTGGCGTGTGTATTCTATTATCACTGATTGGTACACGCCTATACCTAAACGTTTTAGGGATTTTATATCCGTTCCCAAAGCAAATGGGTACCAGTCGTTACATACCACGGTTATTACAAAAAAAGGACGGAAGGTCGAGGTACAGATTCGCACCCGGCAGATGGATGACATCGCGGAGAAAGGCTTGGCAGCACACTGGAAGTATAAAGAGGGATCGGGAGGGTCTGAAACCCTGGATAAGTTTGTACACTGGGTACGGGAGATTCTCGATAATCCACGGCCTGATGCCGCTACAGAATTTGTTAAAGATTTTCAGCTTAACCTGTATCAGGATGAAATTTATGTATTTACCCCCGACGGGGAGCTGCGAACCTTACCCCAAGGGGCCACCCCTATCGATTTTGCCTTTGATATCCATAGTGAGATTGGGGAGCGGGCTATTGCTTCAAAGATTAATGGCAAGATGGCTCCTCTTCGGCAAAAGCTTGATATCGGAGATCAGGTTGAAATAATAACAGGTAATAAAATAAACCTAAATCCTGATTGGATTAATGATGTAGTAACACATAAGGCCAAGTCTCGGATTCGTCAGTATATTAAGCAGAAAGAACGCGAGAAAGCTGATGAAGGCCGTGAAATTTGGGAGAAGCGAGCTAAACGCGGTAACGTCGAGATCTCTGACCAAGACTTGATGCGTATTGCTCATAAGCTCAAATTCGATTCAACGCAAGATCTCTTCTATGATATCGGTACAGGCACTTTTGATGTAAATGAACTGTACGATATGGTCAAGCAGTTTACCAGTAAAGGTCGTATAGAGGAGAAGAAAGATGAAGATGATACCCCGCCACCGGTTACTGAAGAAGAGATTCAAGAGACCTATATTAATGCGGCGCGATCGGTCAGTGATGAAAAGGCGTTGGTTATTAATGGCGAGGTAACCAATGTTAAATATGATTATGCCAATTGCTGTAATCCCATTCCCGGTGATGATGTTATGGGGTTTATCAGTCGTACAGGAAATGTTAAAATTCATCGCTCGAACTGTAAAAATATCCACCATCTTATAAAGACTGATGGTGAGCGAATTGTAGATGTTTCTTGGGCTAAAAATATAAATTCGAAATTCCTTGGCGCTGTTAAAGTTATCGGTGAAGACCGTGTGGGTATGATTAATGACATCACTGATGTGCTCTCCAAATCACTGGAAACAAATATGAAAAGTATCAATGTTAATAGTGACAGCGGCATGTTTGAAGGTATTCTAACTGTTTATGTAGATGACATTAATCATCTGGGACGGATTATCGAAAAATTGGAAAAGGTGAAAGGTGTGAAAAGTGTATTTCGTTACGAATAA
- a CDS encoding HU family DNA-binding protein, whose protein sequence is MITYTKRDIVRHVAEQLDEPMVHTEPWVEAVLNALRETMMSADPECRIELRDFGVFEVKKTKAKPRARNPRTNEEIYVPPHRKTHFKPSKLLKQFLKEPLEEGELEEMDD, encoded by the coding sequence ATGATAACATATACCAAACGAGATATTGTACGTCATGTAGCAGAGCAGCTGGATGAACCTATGGTACATACTGAACCATGGGTAGAGGCTGTGCTTAATGCTTTACGTGAAACAATGATGAGTGCAGATCCGGAGTGTCGGATCGAATTGAGAGATTTTGGTGTTTTTGAGGTGAAGAAAACTAAAGCTAAACCACGGGCACGGAATCCCAGAACGAACGAAGAGATTTACGTGCCTCCGCATAGAAAAACGCACTTTAAGCCCAGTAAGTTATTAAAACAATTTTTAAAAGAACCTCTTGAAGAAGGGGAATTAGAAGAAATGGACGATTAA
- the ruvX gene encoding Holliday junction resolvase RuvX: MAKYGRIIGIDVGTKWIGIARTDLLKTVANPIDTYHTEIAIDKIKELVDGEQVEKIVVGWPLTPAGQEGDAIKMVQQFVARLRKALPEMEIDKIDERYTTKEAVRAMVEAGVPKMKRRESDRVNQAAAAIILQKYIESRKTDNVRITDRYV, translated from the coding sequence GTGGCAAAATACGGCAGAATTATAGGTATTGATGTAGGAACTAAGTGGATTGGTATAGCTCGGACTGACCTTCTTAAGACCGTGGCTAATCCCATTGATACCTATCATACCGAAATTGCTATTGACAAAATTAAAGAGCTTGTAGATGGTGAGCAGGTAGAAAAAATTGTAGTAGGATGGCCGCTGACCCCCGCCGGCCAGGAAGGTGATGCTATAAAGATGGTTCAACAATTTGTAGCTCGCTTGAGAAAAGCACTGCCGGAGATGGAAATTGACAAGATTGATGAGCGTTATACCACTAAGGAAGCTGTTCGAGCTATGGTTGAAGCAGGGGTTCCGAAGATGAAACGCCGAGAGTCGGATCGCGTTAACCAAGCTGCTGCCGCTATTATTCTTCAAAAATATATTGAATCGAGAAAAACCGATAATGTCCGTATTACCGATCGTTACGTATGA
- the def gene encoding peptide deformylase: MSVLPIVTYDDEVLRKEAKPVDENSKEIQELIEDMFDTMYNSDGVGLAAPQIGKLLRIFVADADPMTDDEGPSFGPIAMINPKITTNSDQEIDMDEGCLSIPGVNATVSRPEKITVSYLDKNFQQQELEVDGWWSRVIQHEADHLDGILFLDHLSLFKRKLLSSKLKEIAKGEKEIDYPIVPKKAQAK; encoded by the coding sequence ATGTCCGTATTACCGATCGTTACGTATGACGACGAGGTTCTTCGCAAAGAAGCGAAACCTGTCGACGAAAATAGTAAAGAAATACAAGAGCTTATCGAGGACATGTTTGACACCATGTATAACTCGGATGGTGTTGGGTTAGCTGCTCCTCAAATTGGTAAACTGTTGCGAATATTTGTGGCAGATGCCGATCCTATGACAGATGATGAGGGTCCTTCTTTTGGCCCCATTGCCATGATTAATCCTAAAATCACTACTAATAGTGATCAGGAGATCGATATGGATGAGGGATGTCTCAGTATTCCAGGAGTTAATGCTACGGTAAGTCGGCCAGAAAAAATCACGGTTTCCTACTTGGATAAGAACTTTCAGCAGCAGGAACTTGAAGTAGATGGATGGTGGTCGCGTGTCATTCAACATGAGGCTGATCACTTGGATGGAATCTTATTTTTGGATCACCTTTCGCTGTTTAAACGAAAGCTGTTGTCATCAAAGCTTAAAGAGATTGCAAAAGGGGAAAAAGAGATAGATTATCCAATAGTTCCTAAAAAAGCTCAGGCTAAATAG
- the fmt gene encoding methionyl-tRNA formyltransferase, whose translation MRIVFMGSPDFAIPSLEKLHKSKHEIVSVVSNVDKRRGRGSKPSPTVVKKKALELDLPVIEVEELDAPDFYQELKALDADLFVVVAFRILPPKVLTLPQKGSVNLHASLLPKYRGAAPIHWAIINGEDETGCTIFFLDENVDTGEIIKQEKTPIGPNETTGDLYGRLKKLGSNTLLEAVEEIDKETYETVSQEHSEATPAPKLFTDDCKIDFNQPAPKVHNKIRGLSPFPTAWAKIDDLKFNMYRSEIGPSKNLGKGELQTEGDDLLVGCDEGTVILKEVQLQGKRRMSGKDFINGYNGSGFLH comes from the coding sequence ATGCGTATTGTATTTATGGGATCTCCTGATTTTGCGATCCCAAGTCTGGAAAAACTTCACAAATCAAAACACGAAATTGTATCGGTAGTAAGTAATGTGGATAAGCGGCGCGGACGTGGTTCGAAGCCGAGTCCCACGGTGGTGAAAAAGAAGGCGCTTGAGCTAGATCTGCCTGTAATTGAAGTTGAAGAGCTCGATGCCCCTGACTTTTACCAAGAGCTGAAAGCTTTGGATGCCGACCTCTTTGTGGTCGTTGCATTTCGTATTCTGCCTCCCAAAGTTTTAACGTTGCCCCAAAAAGGATCTGTAAACTTGCATGCTTCTTTGTTACCTAAATATAGAGGAGCTGCCCCGATCCACTGGGCAATTATTAATGGTGAAGATGAAACCGGTTGTACGATCTTCTTTTTGGATGAAAATGTTGATACCGGTGAAATCATTAAACAGGAAAAAACACCTATTGGTCCTAATGAAACGACGGGAGATCTCTATGGGCGCCTTAAAAAGTTAGGAAGTAATACGCTACTGGAAGCAGTGGAAGAAATTGATAAAGAAACATACGAAACGGTTTCTCAAGAACATTCGGAAGCAACACCGGCCCCCAAACTTTTTACGGATGATTGTAAAATTGATTTTAATCAGCCGGCCCCAAAAGTTCACAATAAGATTCGAGGACTCAGTCCTTTCCCTACAGCTTGGGCTAAGATCGATGATCTGAAATTTAATATGTATCGGTCAGAAATAGGTCCGTCTAAGAATCTTGGGAAAGGTGAATTACAGACAGAAGGGGACGATCTATTGGTGGGTTGTGATGAGGGAACGGTCATTCTGAAAGAAGTTCAGTTGCAGGGAAAGCGCCGAATGAGTGGAAAGGATTTTATAAATGGATATAATGGAAGCGGTTTTCTTCACTAA
- the gap gene encoding type I glyceraldehyde-3-phosphate dehydrogenase yields the protein MAKINVGINGFGRIGRLVTRSILAYHDDEINIVGINDLTDAETLAYLFKRDSVHGTFDGEVSATESSIVIDGMEIDISAEKDPANLKWGERGADIIVESTGLFRTRDAAAKHLEAGAEKVIISAPAKGDKDVKTIVLGVNDEKIDDETEIYSNASCTTNCLAPMVKVLDDAFGLEKGFMTTTHAYTGNQNILDGPHGDLRRGRTAAHNIVPTTTGAAKAVGLVLPHLDGKLDGSAVRVPVPDGSLTDLTAIVNREVSEEEVHEAFKKAANGAMKGVLQYSEEELVSTDILSNSHSCIYDSGFTKTDGKLVKILAWYDNEAGYSARTADLITRIG from the coding sequence ATGGCTAAAATTAATGTCGGTATTAATGGATTCGGACGTATTGGTCGTCTGGTGACTCGTTCAATATTGGCCTACCATGACGATGAAATTAACATTGTAGGTATTAACGATTTAACGGATGCAGAGACACTTGCTTATTTATTTAAGCGCGATTCGGTGCATGGCACTTTTGATGGGGAAGTAAGTGCCACGGAAAGCAGTATTGTTATTGACGGTATGGAAATTGATATTTCTGCCGAGAAAGATCCTGCTAATTTAAAATGGGGTGAGCGCGGTGCTGATATTATTGTTGAGTCTACTGGACTCTTCCGCACGCGTGATGCCGCTGCTAAACACCTGGAGGCAGGAGCGGAAAAAGTTATTATTTCTGCACCGGCAAAAGGGGATAAGGATGTCAAGACGATTGTCCTCGGTGTGAATGATGAAAAGATCGATGATGAAACTGAGATCTATTCGAACGCCAGTTGTACTACCAACTGTCTTGCTCCAATGGTAAAAGTGCTTGATGACGCTTTTGGGCTCGAAAAAGGTTTTATGACTACAACGCACGCTTATACAGGAAATCAAAATATTCTCGATGGTCCGCATGGCGATCTGCGTCGCGGACGTACCGCTGCTCACAATATTGTACCTACCACTACAGGTGCTGCCAAAGCAGTAGGATTGGTACTCCCTCATCTTGATGGCAAACTTGATGGAAGCGCTGTTCGTGTTCCGGTACCTGATGGGTCTCTTACAGATTTAACTGCTATTGTTAATCGCGAAGTTTCTGAAGAAGAAGTGCATGAAGCCTTTAAAAAGGCAGCCAATGGTGCAATGAAAGGGGTGCTTCAATATTCTGAGGAGGAACTTGTTTCTACTGATATTCTCAGTAATTCCCACTCATGTATTTATGACAGCGGATTTACCAAAACGGATGGTAAGCTGGTTAAGATATTGGCTTGGTATGATAACGAAGCTGGATATTCTGCCCGTACTGCCGATTTAATTACCCGTATAGGATAA
- the msrB gene encoding peptide-methionine (R)-S-oxide reductase MsrB codes for MIDWKQVNEYAGKENPNPPKRVEKSEEEWREELSDKVFRVTRKHGTERAGSGEYCEAHQPGLYACVCCGTELFDSSEKFESGSGWPSFSKPVQYNVIKYVEDLSHGMHRIEVLCNVCDAHLGHVFPDGPNPTGLRYCVNSSSLQLVKKSD; via the coding sequence ATGATAGATTGGAAACAGGTTAATGAATATGCTGGTAAGGAAAACCCCAATCCACCGAAAAGGGTAGAGAAATCCGAAGAAGAATGGAGAGAGGAACTTTCCGATAAAGTGTTTCGGGTCACAAGAAAACATGGCACTGAGCGGGCTGGTTCCGGTGAGTATTGTGAGGCGCACCAACCGGGTTTGTATGCTTGTGTTTGCTGTGGAACAGAACTGTTTGATTCCTCAGAGAAATTTGAATCTGGCTCTGGATGGCCCAGCTTTTCTAAACCAGTGCAATACAACGTTATAAAGTATGTAGAGGATTTAAGCCATGGTATGCACCGTATTGAGGTACTTTGTAACGTTTGTGATGCCCACCTTGGCCATGTTTTCCCTGACGGCCCCAACCCAACAGGATTACGGTATTGTGTGAACTCTTCTTCTCTCCAGCTTGTAAAGAAGTCAGATTAA
- a CDS encoding trans-sulfuration enzyme family protein produces MRDQQPETKAIRNQTERTDQKEHSTPLFLTSSFVFDSAEHARALFAKEVEGNVYSRYSNPNVDEFVNKMCGMEDAETGVATASGMSSIFSTLAGLLEQGDHVLACRSLFGSSHQILSGILPKWGIDFSYGSIDDTESWESLIQDNTRILFLETPSNPGLDLIDLKWAGKLAETHNLILIIDNCFATPYLQQPMKYGADVVLHSATKFIDGQGRGLGGIAVGKERYIDKISFFCRHSGPALSPFNAWMFSKSLETLPMRMDRHCDNALTLAETLQENTNVEWVKYPFLPSHPQYGLAKKQMKKGGGVVSISIKGGYKAAKNFLDNLKTISLSANLGDSRSIATHPASTTHSKLTEEERQAVNITPGMVRIAVGLEAIGDIITDVEQALR; encoded by the coding sequence ATGAGGGATCAACAGCCAGAAACAAAAGCCATACGAAACCAAACCGAGCGTACTGACCAAAAAGAACACTCAACCCCACTATTTCTAACATCAAGCTTTGTCTTTGATTCTGCAGAGCATGCACGAGCCCTTTTTGCAAAAGAAGTAGAAGGAAATGTTTACAGCCGGTACTCCAATCCAAATGTTGATGAATTTGTAAACAAAATGTGTGGTATGGAAGATGCCGAGACTGGAGTTGCTACCGCATCAGGTATGTCATCTATATTTTCAACATTGGCCGGACTTTTGGAACAGGGCGACCATGTCTTGGCTTGCCGATCACTATTTGGTTCTTCGCACCAAATACTAAGTGGAATTTTACCTAAGTGGGGAATTGACTTTAGCTATGGAAGTATTGATGATACTGAAAGCTGGGAGTCTCTGATACAGGATAATACACGTATCTTATTTTTAGAGACCCCTTCCAATCCCGGTCTGGATCTTATTGATTTGAAATGGGCAGGAAAACTAGCTGAAACTCATAACCTGATCCTCATTATTGATAATTGCTTTGCCACCCCTTATTTGCAACAGCCAATGAAATATGGCGCAGATGTAGTACTGCATTCTGCTACAAAATTTATTGATGGACAAGGACGTGGCTTGGGCGGTATTGCTGTTGGAAAGGAGCGCTACATTGACAAAATAAGCTTTTTCTGTCGTCATTCCGGTCCTGCACTTTCTCCCTTTAATGCATGGATGTTTTCCAAAAGCCTTGAAACTCTACCTATGCGTATGGACCGTCACTGTGACAACGCCCTTACCCTTGCTGAAACGCTTCAGGAAAATACCAATGTGGAGTGGGTAAAATATCCCTTCTTGCCCAGTCATCCACAATACGGATTAGCCAAAAAGCAAATGAAGAAAGGGGGCGGGGTTGTTTCCATTAGTATTAAAGGAGGTTATAAAGCAGCCAAAAATTTTCTGGATAATCTCAAAACCATTTCATTATCAGCCAATTTAGGTGATTCCCGCTCTATTGCTACCCATCCAGCTTCGACGACCCATTCTAAACTAACAGAAGAAGAACGACAAGCTGTTAATATTACTCCCGGAATGGTTCGTATTGCGGTAGGGCTAGAGGCTATTGGTGATATTATCACAGATGTAGAACAAGCCTTGCGTTAA
- a CDS encoding OsmC family protein: protein MKITIDQLDSTHMEAANEEGGLLRMDGSTSIGGLEGGFSPMQLLLAGVGGCSAIDIIGILKKQRQDLEDLSVEVEGERESVDEYSEFTKIHIKYIFAGDLDESKVERAINLSLDKYCSVSKTLEKTSEITHSYEIK from the coding sequence ATGAAGATCACAATTGACCAACTCGATAGTACCCACATGGAAGCAGCAAATGAAGAAGGCGGCTTACTTCGTATGGATGGGTCAACGAGTATTGGCGGGCTGGAAGGTGGTTTTAGTCCGATGCAACTACTGCTTGCCGGGGTTGGAGGATGCAGCGCTATTGATATCATTGGCATTTTAAAAAAACAGCGACAGGACCTTGAAGATCTGTCGGTAGAAGTGGAAGGAGAACGGGAATCGGTAGATGAATACTCTGAATTTACGAAAATCCATATTAAATACATTTTTGCCGGCGACCTTGATGAATCAAAAGTAGAACGAGCCATTAATCTATCGCTTGATAAGTATTGTTCCGTCTCCAAAACTCTCGAGAAGACGTCTGAAATCACACATAGCTACGAAATAAAATAA
- a CDS encoding OPT family oligopeptide transporter, with protein sequence MPQITVKAVVLGILLSAILAGANAYLGLKVGMTVSASIPAAVISMALLRMFKHSNILENNIVQTAASAGESLAAGVIFTLPALILLRYWSDFPFLDTMAIAMFGGVLGVLFTIPLRRALIIEKKLKFPEGVATGEVLKAGTEGGKGITQIAWAGLAAGLYKLGQTGLKLFSGSVSGSVTAGRSIFGMGTELSVALLGVGYIVGLNIAVLVFAGGLISWLFGIPLYMAFANPGEVAGVVGNMEGYDAALEIWSQKIRYMGVGSMVVGGIWALVSLAKPLKDGIASSWEAVKEAKSDDGPEVLRTEKDMPINYVLWGVVALAIPIFIVFTQVIDITHLPVSSNLYWTTMGIGVLFSLVAGFLFASVAGYMAGLVGSSNNPISGVTIATILATSLILLVLLGSQLDFSVDSSRAKAAAAAAIVVGAMVACAAAIAGDNMQDLKAGQLVGATPYKQQIMQIIGVVSAALVIAPILSLLFNAYGLGGVLPREGMSTEEMLSAPQATLMQSVAEGVFAQNLEWNMIWIGAVIAVAIIILDKVLEAKGSDFRTPVLAVAVGIYLPLELTVPIFIGGMIAWGAAKVVASRARKNDENPKKAKVEAERKGLLFSSGLITGEALIGIILAIPFAIQESTDALRLVPQSFAPYADWLGAAAAIFFCIWLYKVAVKK encoded by the coding sequence ATGCCGCAAATTACTGTTAAAGCCGTTGTATTAGGTATATTATTGTCGGCAATCCTAGCAGGAGCTAATGCTTATTTGGGGTTGAAAGTTGGAATGACAGTTTCGGCGTCTATTCCGGCTGCAGTAATATCAATGGCTCTGCTTCGAATGTTTAAACATTCGAATATCCTGGAAAATAATATTGTGCAAACTGCGGCATCAGCCGGTGAATCACTAGCCGCCGGTGTTATTTTTACCCTCCCTGCCTTAATACTACTTCGATACTGGAGCGATTTTCCATTCCTAGATACTATGGCTATTGCTATGTTCGGTGGAGTGCTCGGGGTACTATTTACAATTCCATTACGCAGAGCTTTGATTATTGAGAAGAAGCTTAAATTCCCGGAAGGGGTTGCAACGGGAGAGGTACTTAAAGCCGGAACGGAAGGCGGTAAAGGTATTACACAGATTGCATGGGCGGGGTTAGCCGCAGGGTTGTATAAATTGGGACAAACAGGCTTAAAGCTATTTTCCGGCTCAGTAAGTGGTTCGGTAACAGCTGGACGTTCAATTTTTGGGATGGGAACCGAGTTATCTGTTGCACTCCTTGGAGTAGGATATATAGTAGGACTCAATATTGCCGTGTTAGTTTTTGCCGGCGGGTTGATTTCATGGCTGTTTGGTATTCCGCTGTATATGGCATTTGCAAATCCGGGGGAGGTTGCAGGAGTGGTTGGAAATATGGAGGGTTATGATGCAGCTCTGGAGATATGGAGTCAGAAGATTCGATATATGGGGGTTGGTTCGATGGTCGTGGGTGGTATCTGGGCGCTCGTTTCATTGGCAAAGCCACTTAAAGATGGAATTGCTTCTTCCTGGGAGGCTGTTAAAGAAGCCAAGTCTGATGATGGCCCAGAAGTGTTGCGGACCGAAAAAGATATGCCAATCAACTATGTGTTGTGGGGAGTTGTAGCATTGGCAATTCCCATTTTTATTGTATTCACGCAAGTAATTGATATTACACATTTGCCGGTGAGCAGTAATCTATATTGGACTACTATGGGAATTGGCGTGCTCTTCTCGTTGGTAGCAGGTTTTCTTTTTGCTTCAGTGGCCGGCTATATGGCTGGTTTAGTCGGCTCTTCGAATAATCCTATTTCCGGAGTGACAATTGCTACAATTTTAGCGACCTCTTTAATACTGTTGGTACTACTGGGTTCACAACTAGATTTTTCTGTGGATAGCAGTCGTGCAAAGGCAGCTGCTGCAGCTGCTATTGTAGTTGGAGCGATGGTAGCCTGTGCTGCAGCTATTGCCGGTGATAATATGCAGGATTTGAAAGCCGGTCAACTGGTCGGAGCTACTCCTTATAAGCAACAAATTATGCAGATTATCGGGGTTGTGTCGGCGGCATTAGTTATTGCTCCTATTTTAAGTTTGTTATTTAATGCCTATGGGTTAGGCGGGGTGCTTCCCAGAGAAGGGATGAGTACCGAAGAGATGCTCAGTGCGCCGCAAGCTACGCTCATGCAATCGGTTGCCGAAGGGGTTTTTGCCCAAAATTTAGAATGGAATATGATCTGGATTGGGGCGGTTATTGCAGTGGCTATCATCATTCTGGATAAAGTACTGGAAGCCAAAGGTTCTGATTTTAGAACCCCGGTATTAGCAGTGGCAGTTGGCATTTATCTTCCGCTGGAACTTACCGTCCCCATTTTTATAGGTGGGATGATTGCTTGGGGAGCAGCAAAAGTGGTTGCCAGTCGAGCAAGGAAAAATGATGAAAACCCTAAAAAGGCAAAGGTAGAAGCCGAGCGAAAAGGATTGCTGTTTTCATCTGGGCTTATTACGGGTGAGGCTTTAATAGGTATTATTTTGGCTATTCCTTTTGCTATACAGGAAAGCACAGATGCACTTCGTTTGGTACCGCAGTCATTTGCACCTTATGCGGATTGGCTGGGTGCCGCTGCCGCAATCTTTTTCTGCATTTGGTTATATAAAGTGGCCGTAAAAAAATAA